The Ictidomys tridecemlineatus isolate mIctTri1 chromosome 6, mIctTri1.hap1, whole genome shotgun sequence genome includes a region encoding these proteins:
- the Parvg gene encoding gamma-parvin has translation MEPESLYNLLQLHGEAALPTEEQLPPGAKKKYLPPSSRKDPKFEELQKVLVEWINAALLPEHVVVRSLEEDMFDGLILHHLFQKLAGLRLQVEEIALTAASQRRKLEVVLGAVNRALQVEEPQAKWSVEAIFNKDLVATLHLLVALAKHFQPSVPLPSNVQVEVVTIESTKSGLKSGKFLEQLTTQHSPGEDQPPEDVLDELLKLPPEKVRAVEEAIVSFVNHSLRSLGLAVQSLDSQFADGVILLLLIGQLEGFFLHLKEFFLTPSSPAQMVHNVTLALELLRDAGLLSHPISPEDIVNKDPKSTLRVLYSLFSKHKLKASTDGTPGGTLH, from the exons ATGGAGCCAGAGTCCCTGTACAACCTGCTGCAGCTCCACGGCGAGGCGGCCCTGCCCACGGAGGAGCAGCTCCCGCCAG GAGCCAAGAAGAAATACCTGCCCCCCAGTTCCCGGAAGGACCCCAAGTTTGAAGAACTGCAAAAG GTGCTGGTGGAGTGGATCAACGCCGCCCTCCTCCCGGAGCACGTGGTGGTGCGCAGCCTGGAGGAGGACATGTTCGACGGGCTCATCCTGCACCACCTGTTCC AGAAGCTGGCGGGACTCAGGCTGCAGGTGGAGGAGATCGCCCTGACGGCCGCGAGTCAGAGGCGCAAGCTGGAGGTGGTCCTGGGGGCCGTGAACCGGGCTCTGCAGGTGGAGGAGCCGCAGGCCAAGTGGAGCGTggagg CCATCTTCAACAAGGACCTGGTGGCCACCTTGCACCTGCTCGTGGCCCTGGCCAAGCACTTCCAACCCAGCGTGCCCCTCCCAAGCAATGTCCAGGTGGAGGTGGTCACCATCGAG AGCACCAAGAGTGGCCTGAAGTCAGGGAAGTTCCTGGAGCAGCTCACCACCCAACACAG CCCAGGCGAGGACCAGCCTCCAG AGGACGTCCTTGATGAACTCCTTAAGCTGCCTCCAGAGAAGGTGCGCGCTGTGGAGGAG GCCATCGTGAGCTTCGTCAACCACTCGCTGCGGAGCCTGGGCCTGGCCGTGCAGAGCCTCGATTCCCAG TTTGCAGACGGAGTCATCCTGCTCCTGCTGATTGGACAACTGGAAGGCTTTTTCCTGCACCTGAAGGAGTTCTTCCTCACCCCGAGCTCTCCTGCACAGATG GTGCACAATGTCACCCTGGCCCTGGAGCTGCTGAGGGACGCGGGCCTGCTCAGCCACCCCATCAGCCCTGAAG ACATTGTGAACAAGGACCCCAAGAGCACACTGCGGGTGCTCTACAGCCTGTTCAGCAagcacaagctcaaggccagcacCGACGGGACCCCCGGTGGCACCCTGCACTAG